From the genome of Kaistella daneshvariae, one region includes:
- a CDS encoding DUF7149 domain-containing protein: protein MSLKIKMSQNLLSPRQSLNKSFLKLKPSRKDIEHFKSNLIGFLDGINEKESEEFQKNLISDFLRKIAFEPNFYINTKGRNDLVIHTDKSHSSPVGVIIETKQSANSAEMMTVNKLNTKSFQELVLYYLRERITLKNLEVKHLIATNTYEWFIFDAVLFETLFAKNKVLVKKFEDFEAGRLSGTTTDFFYTQIAKPFIDEVAAQIVFTHFNLRDYDKVARNADKKDDSKLISLVKIFSPQHLLKLPFVNDSNTLDKGFYNELLHIIGLTEIKEGGKRLIDRNKAGERNSGSLLEDTVIQLDSLDKVSRAKRIFLQGETYDEKLFNIALELNITWINRILFLKLLEGQLISYHEGDRSYAFLNISKIKHFDDLNTLFFQVLAKKFEDRNSDVYELFKKVPYLNSSLFEPTELEHNTLMLSNLRDEKKIPILGSTVLKDSQGRKRTGEISTLQYIFEFLDAYDFASEGSEEIQEDNKTIINASVLGLIFEKINGYKDGSFYTPGSITMYMSREVLRKSCVDKFNEAKNWECANFEDLTEDINSYIKDFPTGRKDARKELNQIFNSLRICDPAVGSGHFLVSVLNELISIKHDLNILCDKNFEVLNSYEITVQNDELIIEADKVFFKYNPKNKESQRVQETLFHEKETLIENCLFGVDLNPNSVKICRLRLWIELLKNAYYKTETELETLPNIDINIKNGNSLVSRFALDTDLKSAFKKSKITVEDYKNAVRDYKDAESKEKKRNLEQFLEELKASFRTEISLNSKEVRSLNVLRAEYFTKYGSEQLFGESLSKAQQKDKKELESKIAKIEDVLAEIKDNRIYQNTFEWRFEFPEVLNSEGHFVGFDVIIGNPPYIQLQKMREDSDILEKRGFETFAKTGDIYSLFYEQGFNLLKKNGLLMYITSNKWMRAAYGESLRRFLAEKTNPLTLIDFSGNQIFDTATVDTNILMFTKQENQLKTKACIIKEKLLINLSVFFSQNSQNSKFSTSESWIILSDIEQSIKRKVEAVGTSLKDWDISINRGILTGYNEAFIIDGRKRKELIAEDPKSAEIIRPILRGRDIRRYSYEFADLWLINTHNGIKEKGIQPVDISDFPAIKKHLDQYSTQLQKRYDKGDSLYHLRNCAYMDDFSKQKIIWKIIGNQMAFVIDSKGLIVNNACYILTGDSLEYLTIFLNSRIIKWYSFITNMNKTGVGDIQIGAQNVVLLPIPVLDKIEQQPFIQILEKILFQKSNSELDEISNKLVNDTYGLSEDEISYLNSQ, encoded by the coding sequence ATGTCTTTAAAAATTAAGATGTCCCAAAATCTCCTCTCTCCACGCCAATCCCTCAACAAATCCTTTCTGAAATTAAAACCCAGCAGAAAAGATATTGAACATTTCAAATCAAATCTAATCGGTTTTCTCGATGGTATAAATGAGAAGGAATCAGAAGAGTTTCAGAAAAACCTTATATCAGATTTCCTGAGGAAAATTGCATTTGAACCTAATTTCTATATTAACACAAAAGGTAGAAATGATCTTGTAATTCATACCGATAAAAGCCATTCCAGTCCTGTAGGTGTAATCATTGAAACCAAGCAGTCCGCCAATAGTGCTGAAATGATGACTGTAAATAAACTTAATACTAAATCTTTTCAGGAACTGGTTTTGTATTATTTACGGGAACGTATTACTCTTAAAAATCTGGAAGTAAAACATCTTATTGCTACCAATACTTACGAGTGGTTCATTTTTGATGCTGTTCTTTTTGAAACGCTCTTCGCAAAAAACAAAGTGCTGGTTAAAAAATTTGAAGATTTTGAAGCCGGGCGACTTTCTGGTACAACCACAGATTTTTTCTACACTCAGATTGCAAAACCTTTTATTGATGAAGTTGCAGCACAAATCGTATTCACTCATTTCAATTTGAGGGACTACGATAAAGTTGCAAGGAACGCAGATAAGAAAGATGATAGCAAATTGATTAGTCTAGTCAAAATTTTCTCTCCACAACACTTATTGAAACTTCCTTTTGTAAATGATAGTAACACTTTAGATAAAGGGTTCTACAATGAACTACTCCATATAATCGGACTCACGGAAATCAAAGAAGGTGGAAAAAGATTGATTGACAGAAATAAAGCCGGAGAGAGAAATTCAGGTTCTTTGCTAGAAGATACCGTAATTCAGCTCGACAGTTTAGATAAAGTGAGCCGAGCAAAGAGAATTTTTCTGCAAGGTGAGACTTATGATGAGAAATTATTTAATATAGCACTGGAACTCAATATTACTTGGATCAATCGTATCCTGTTTCTTAAGTTATTGGAAGGACAATTGATCAGCTACCATGAAGGAGATAGATCTTATGCTTTTTTGAATATTAGTAAAATAAAACATTTTGATGATCTCAATACCTTATTTTTTCAAGTTTTAGCAAAGAAATTTGAGGATAGAAATTCAGACGTTTATGAACTCTTTAAAAAAGTTCCTTATCTGAATAGTTCGCTGTTTGAACCTACGGAACTAGAGCACAATACATTGATGTTGAGTAACCTTCGGGACGAGAAGAAAATTCCAATTCTAGGTTCTACCGTTTTGAAAGATTCTCAAGGAAGGAAGAGAACTGGAGAGATTTCTACGTTGCAATATATTTTTGAGTTTTTAGATGCGTATGATTTTGCCAGTGAAGGTTCGGAAGAAATTCAAGAAGACAATAAAACCATCATCAATGCTTCAGTTTTAGGGCTGATTTTTGAAAAAATTAACGGCTATAAAGATGGATCGTTCTACACACCTGGATCAATTACGATGTATATGAGTAGGGAAGTTTTACGGAAATCTTGCGTCGATAAATTTAATGAAGCTAAAAATTGGGAATGTGCTAATTTTGAAGATTTAACAGAAGACATTAATTCTTACATTAAGGATTTTCCAACGGGTAGAAAAGATGCTAGAAAAGAGCTAAATCAAATTTTTAATTCTTTACGAATTTGTGATCCCGCTGTAGGTTCGGGACACTTTCTGGTTTCAGTACTTAATGAACTCATCTCCATCAAACATGATTTGAATATTTTATGTGATAAGAATTTTGAGGTTTTAAATTCCTATGAAATCACCGTTCAAAACGATGAACTAATTATCGAAGCGGATAAAGTTTTCTTCAAATACAATCCCAAAAACAAAGAGAGTCAACGTGTTCAAGAAACTCTTTTTCATGAAAAGGAAACATTGATTGAAAATTGTCTTTTCGGAGTGGATTTAAATCCGAATTCAGTGAAAATATGCCGTTTACGACTTTGGATTGAATTGCTTAAAAACGCTTATTATAAAACAGAAACAGAGCTGGAAACTTTACCGAATATTGATATTAATATTAAAAACGGTAACTCTTTGGTCAGTCGTTTCGCTTTAGACACCGATTTAAAATCTGCTTTTAAAAAATCGAAAATTACTGTAGAAGATTATAAAAATGCAGTTCGGGATTATAAAGATGCTGAGAGCAAAGAGAAAAAGCGAAATCTCGAACAATTTCTGGAAGAATTGAAAGCTAGTTTCCGCACAGAAATCAGTTTGAACAGCAAAGAAGTTAGAAGCTTAAATGTATTACGTGCAGAGTATTTTACAAAATATGGAAGTGAACAACTTTTTGGTGAAAGTTTAAGTAAAGCTCAGCAAAAGGATAAAAAGGAATTAGAAAGTAAAATTGCTAAAATTGAAGACGTTTTAGCTGAAATTAAAGATAATAGAATTTATCAAAATACTTTTGAATGGCGTTTCGAATTCCCTGAGGTCCTAAATAGTGAAGGTCATTTTGTAGGTTTTGACGTGATCATAGGTAATCCACCATACATACAGCTTCAAAAAATGAGGGAGGACAGTGATATACTAGAAAAAAGAGGTTTTGAAACTTTTGCAAAAACGGGAGATATCTACAGTTTATTCTATGAGCAGGGTTTTAACCTTTTGAAGAAAAACGGTCTCTTAATGTACATCACTTCCAACAAATGGATGCGCGCAGCTTACGGTGAAAGTTTGCGAAGATTTTTAGCTGAAAAAACAAATCCTCTCACTTTGATTGATTTTTCTGGTAATCAGATTTTTGATACGGCTACTGTTGATACGAATATTTTAATGTTTACGAAGCAAGAAAATCAGTTAAAAACAAAAGCTTGTATTATCAAAGAAAAGCTGTTAATTAATTTGAGTGTTTTTTTTAGTCAGAATTCTCAAAACAGTAAATTTTCAACCAGTGAAAGTTGGATAATATTAAGTGATATAGAGCAAAGTATTAAACGGAAAGTTGAAGCAGTGGGAACGTCATTAAAGGATTGGGACATAAGTATCAATCGTGGTATTCTTACAGGTTATAATGAGGCTTTTATTATTGATGGCAGGAAAAGAAAAGAATTAATCGCCGAAGATCCAAAATCTGCCGAAATTATACGACCGATTCTACGCGGCAGAGACATCAGAAGATATAGTTACGAATTTGCAGATTTATGGCTCATTAACACCCACAATGGAATAAAAGAAAAGGGTATACAACCTGTAGATATTAGCGATTTCCCAGCTATTAAAAAACATTTAGATCAATACTCTACACAACTTCAAAAACGATACGATAAAGGAGATTCTTTATACCATTTAAGAAACTGTGCATATATGGACGATTTTTCTAAACAGAAAATCATCTGGAAAATTATTGGAAATCAGATGGCATTTGTTATTGATTCAAAAGGTTTAATTGTTAATAATGCATGTTACATCCTTACAGGTGATTCTTTAGAATACTTAACAATATTTTTAAATTCACGAATAATAAAATGGTATAGTTTCATTACAAATATGAATAAAACAGGTGTAGGTGATATTCAAATCGGTGCTCAAAATGTCGTATTGTTACCGATTCCAGTTCTTGATAAAATTGAACAACAACCTT
- a CDS encoding KTSC domain-containing protein: MSLPEMTPVSSSNIESIGYDKQNQELYIKFLNQTIYVYKGVPQHEYQNLLEAPSQGSYLNRNFKNVYPYERIG; encoded by the coding sequence ATGAGTTTACCAGAAATGACACCAGTAAGTTCCTCTAACATTGAAAGTATAGGTTATGATAAACAAAATCAGGAATTATATATTAAATTTCTTAATCAAACTATTTACGTTTATAAAGGTGTACCTCAACACGAATATCAAAATTTATTAGAAGCTCCGTCTCAAGGTTCATATTTAAATAGGAATTTTAAAAATGTTTATCCTTATGAAAGAATAGGGTAG
- a CDS encoding ATP-binding protein, with protein sequence MKLKDLGKMSKNRITEIGEIDSISGNSISVKLFDNIKSNMPIIDGVVYRVGQIGSFIRIPLGYANLYGIVTQIGSAAIPESLREAVAKDYDILKNTRWINIVLAGEQVGKKFERGVTQYPTTGDKVHLVTINDLNIIYGGYEEANSITVGNISVSESLDAKIDLDKLISRHCAIVGSTGSGKSNSVSVLLQSIANREFPSSRILVVDPHGEYNDALSKHSKVIEVNSSNDESKLQIPFWALPFNELMKIFSGNLPDQQREYIREKVVEAKIRSVAENKIEVAKESITADSPISFSIKRLWFELTDFEKQTFTDTTRTTLSALVVTGDAEKLISNEYTPAGMGNSAPFLNQKAKGLLSFLDSMRNKLNDSSYSFLFSPGKLTPDKDGKTDEDLDAVFLKWLGNELPITILDLSGIPSEVTSSISGTLLKIIYDGLFWGVNTKVGGKNQPLLIVLEEAHSYLKAGEHSISSRTVQMIAKEGRKYGVGLLLVTQRPSELDETVLSQCGTMIALRMNNSKDRGHIRSAVQDELQSMVDLLPSLRTGEALISGEAVKIPSRVKFFKIANAPKSSDPKASEKWLEKIDDAQSEYKQLLKSWRNKNYKI encoded by the coding sequence ATGAAATTAAAAGATTTGGGGAAAATGTCAAAAAATAGGATAACAGAAATTGGTGAAATAGATAGCATTAGTGGGAATAGTATTTCTGTTAAACTTTTTGATAACATCAAATCGAATATGCCTATTATAGATGGTGTTGTTTACCGTGTGGGACAAATAGGTTCGTTTATTAGAATTCCACTTGGATATGCAAACCTTTACGGTATTGTAACACAAATTGGTTCTGCTGCAATTCCGGAAAGTTTAAGAGAAGCCGTTGCTAAGGATTATGATATTTTGAAAAATACAAGATGGATAAACATAGTTTTAGCAGGGGAACAGGTTGGAAAGAAATTTGAAAGAGGTGTCACGCAATATCCGACAACAGGAGATAAAGTCCATTTAGTAACAATCAATGACCTTAATATAATCTATGGTGGGTATGAAGAAGCTAATTCAATTACTGTTGGAAATATTAGTGTATCAGAAAGTTTAGATGCCAAAATTGATTTGGATAAACTCATTTCTAGGCATTGCGCTATTGTAGGTTCGACTGGAAGTGGCAAGTCAAATTCCGTTTCAGTATTGCTTCAATCGATAGCCAATAGGGAATTTCCAAGTTCAAGAATTTTGGTAGTAGACCCACATGGTGAGTATAATGATGCCCTTTCAAAACATTCAAAAGTAATAGAAGTAAATTCATCAAATGATGAAAGCAAATTACAAATTCCTTTTTGGGCATTGCCTTTTAATGAATTGATGAAAATATTCTCAGGAAATCTACCGGATCAACAAAGGGAATATATCAGAGAAAAAGTTGTAGAAGCAAAGATTAGAAGTGTAGCAGAAAATAAAATAGAAGTTGCAAAGGAATCCATTACTGCTGATTCTCCAATTTCTTTTAGTATAAAACGTCTATGGTTTGAATTGACCGATTTTGAGAAACAAACATTTACAGACACAACACGAACGACATTAAGTGCATTAGTGGTTACGGGAGATGCTGAAAAGTTAATATCTAATGAATACACTCCTGCAGGAATGGGTAATAGTGCACCATTTTTAAATCAGAAAGCTAAAGGCTTGTTGAGCTTTTTGGATAGTATGAGAAATAAACTGAATGATAGTAGTTATAGCTTTTTATTTTCTCCTGGCAAACTAACTCCTGATAAAGATGGCAAAACAGATGAAGATTTAGATGCAGTGTTTTTGAAGTGGCTCGGTAACGAATTGCCAATAACCATTTTGGATTTATCGGGTATTCCAAGTGAAGTAACATCTTCCATATCGGGTACACTTCTGAAAATTATTTATGATGGGTTATTTTGGGGTGTCAATACCAAAGTTGGAGGAAAAAATCAGCCTTTATTAATTGTATTAGAAGAAGCACATAGTTATTTGAAAGCGGGAGAACATTCTATTTCGTCACGAACCGTTCAGATGATAGCTAAAGAAGGTCGTAAGTATGGAGTAGGATTATTACTTGTTACACAAAGACCATCAGAATTAGATGAAACTGTTTTAAGTCAATGTGGTACTATGATAGCCTTGCGTATGAATAATTCTAAAGACCGAGGACACATCCGTTCAGCTGTTCAAGATGAATTACAAAGTATGGTAGATTTATTACCAAGTTTAAGAACAGGTGAAGCCTTAATTTCTGGCGAAGCAGTAAAGATACCATCACGAGTGAAATTCTTTAAGATTGCAAACGCTCCTAAAAGTTCTGACCCTAAAGCATCAGAAAAGTGGTTAGAAAAAATTGATGATGCACAAAGTGAATACAAACAATTATTAAAATCTTGGCGTAATAAAAATTATAAAATATGA
- a CDS encoding SIR2 family protein yields MTLCDIVSKREFKQIVLKDIVGELVQTDFANWIGQAERKYPIEVFTTNYDFLFELGLEHKEIPYYDGFCGSLKPFFNPESVEDFSFLSKQTKLWKIHGSLGWHYDKDTEKILRVSPDDDDILIYPSTLKYKDSKKQPYESLIDRLSNFLKQDDAILITCGYSWGDEHINSRIISALKTNTTSHVIGLIFDKYDKIDEKSNVSKIGLDNPKVSIYASRNAIIGCNYGEWKLKSEPSKDDTVNLNLYYDEDGAIDPTEEKSIEAKGEEQWTGKGAFILPDFGKLVIFLNSMVNENEIKRFGENVKK; encoded by the coding sequence ATGACTTTATGTGATATTGTTTCAAAAAGAGAATTTAAACAAATCGTACTAAAAGACATCGTAGGCGAATTAGTACAGACAGACTTTGCAAATTGGATAGGTCAAGCTGAAAGAAAATATCCGATTGAAGTCTTTACAACTAATTATGATTTCCTTTTTGAACTTGGATTAGAACACAAAGAAATTCCATATTATGATGGTTTTTGCGGAAGCCTTAAACCGTTTTTTAATCCTGAGTCAGTTGAAGATTTCTCATTTTTATCCAAGCAAACAAAACTTTGGAAAATACACGGTTCTTTAGGTTGGCATTATGATAAAGATACAGAAAAGATTTTAAGAGTTAGTCCGGATGACGACGATATTTTAATTTATCCTTCTACTCTAAAGTATAAAGATTCAAAAAAGCAACCTTATGAAAGTTTGATAGATAGATTGTCTAATTTCTTAAAGCAAGATGATGCAATACTTATTACTTGCGGTTATTCTTGGGGAGATGAGCATATCAATTCACGTATTATTTCAGCATTAAAAACTAATACGACATCACACGTTATAGGGTTGATTTTTGATAAGTATGATAAAATTGATGAAAAATCCAATGTTTCAAAGATAGGTTTGGATAATCCCAAAGTTTCTATTTATGCTTCTCGTAATGCAATTATTGGCTGTAATTATGGTGAATGGAAATTAAAATCAGAACCGTCAAAGGATGATACTGTAAATCTTAATCTATATTACGATGAAGATGGAGCAATAGATCCAACTGAAGAAAAAAGTATAGAAGCAAAGGGTGAGGAACAGTGGACTGGAAAAGGAGCATTTATCTTACCTGATTTTGGGAAACTCGTGATATTTCTAAATTCGATGGTCAACGAAAATGAAATTAAAAGATTTGGGGAAAATGTCAAAAAATAG
- a CDS encoding ATP-binding protein, with the protein MENQNTEYKETWRDEYIKWICGFANATGGKMYIGIDDKGNILGITDVKKLAEDLPNKVKDILGVLIDVNIKNDSAKEYLEIITDAYPYPVNYKGKYYYRSGATNQELKGAALDKFLLGKQGLKWDGTPEPYGKEADLSDLAFKLFKDRASETQRFDEDVQGDSPHELLEKLNLVDINGYLKKAALLLFHPKPEKIFTGATIKIGFFNTDDDLAYQDEVRGSLFEQVDKVMELLVSKYLKAQITYEGVQRKETFPIPIGALREAVLNAIVHKDYSSGIPIQISVYDNKLIIWNEGELPENWTVAKLKVKHPSRPYNPDIANAFFRSGLIESWGRGTIKIFNEAKAAKIPVPIFTYEDNGFYVIFNYVEVSSQMQIMELIKQNSTVTINEISQYLHISDSTIKRILKNMQESHLIKRIGSTRTGEWIIIDEPIVT; encoded by the coding sequence ATGGAAAATCAGAATACAGAATATAAAGAAACCTGGCGCGATGAATACATCAAATGGATTTGTGGTTTTGCGAATGCAACTGGTGGGAAAATGTATATTGGTATTGATGATAAAGGTAATATTTTAGGAATAACAGATGTAAAAAAGCTAGCAGAAGATTTGCCTAATAAGGTGAAAGATATTTTAGGGGTTTTGATAGATGTGAATATTAAAAATGATTCTGCTAAAGAATATTTAGAAATTATCACAGATGCTTATCCCTATCCTGTTAATTATAAAGGTAAATATTATTACCGTAGTGGTGCCACAAATCAAGAATTGAAAGGTGCCGCACTTGATAAATTTTTATTGGGAAAACAAGGTCTGAAATGGGACGGAACTCCAGAACCCTATGGTAAGGAAGCGGATCTTTCTGATCTTGCATTCAAGTTATTTAAAGATCGTGCATCTGAAACACAACGTTTTGACGAAGATGTTCAGGGTGATTCACCGCATGAATTACTAGAAAAACTAAATCTTGTCGATATAAACGGATACTTAAAAAAAGCAGCTCTCTTACTTTTTCATCCGAAACCTGAAAAAATATTTACTGGTGCAACTATAAAGATCGGATTTTTCAATACTGATGATGATTTGGCTTATCAGGATGAAGTAAGAGGTTCTCTTTTTGAGCAGGTAGACAAGGTGATGGAATTATTGGTTAGCAAATATCTAAAAGCGCAAATCACCTATGAAGGTGTCCAAAGGAAAGAAACTTTTCCAATTCCGATTGGAGCATTAAGAGAGGCCGTCTTGAACGCTATTGTTCATAAAGATTATTCCAGCGGTATCCCTATTCAAATCAGCGTTTACGATAACAAACTTATTATTTGGAATGAGGGTGAATTACCAGAAAATTGGACGGTGGCAAAACTGAAGGTGAAGCATCCTTCCCGACCCTACAATCCTGACATTGCTAATGCTTTTTTCCGAAGCGGACTTATTGAATCCTGGGGAAGAGGAACAATTAAAATTTTTAACGAAGCTAAAGCCGCCAAAATACCTGTCCCAATTTTCACATATGAGGATAACGGATTTTATGTGATTTTTAATTATGTGGAAGTAAGTAGTCAAATGCAGATTATGGAACTTATCAAACAAAACTCAACGGTAACTATAAATGAAATTTCACAGTATTTACATATTTCTGATAGCACAATTAAGAGAATCCTTAAGAATATGCAAGAAAGCCATCTCATTAAGAGAATAGGTAGTACAAGAACTGGTGAATGGATAATAATAGATGAGCCTATTGTGACCTAA
- a CDS encoding relaxase/mobilization nuclease domain-containing protein, producing the protein MNNSATTRAVSKIALEYNANDKGMAQAAALNYLLSNQPADQFLEMNAVANRNPKVTKWALTGYISPPEEAGKSLSDLELTEIALDALRKIGVTAKNQFRLDIHNSTKQKHIHFIVNRINISGKCTVKAHDIGRRFGEAVRQVCKERSILTDVEIGIAKRAAMLKNLTEVIKHTKNFDDLISEMKKKGYVVQLSKNEKVGISGMRIILETDINHETERQYKAGYKLSEISNLLKIAEIKNIFEIKNVIFEEFNTARNWKELKENLFQMGFYIKLHYKEDFKPNQKNEIQDIIVTMVGLSSTADQKSGLFIKKHKSFSLSEIDSTCSDLLKQTNENLSNTFAESAAEESIADIAGELIGDFLKPNYVAPEDEWWKKKRKGRR; encoded by the coding sequence ATGAATAATTCCGCAACTACAAGAGCTGTTTCCAAAATTGCACTTGAATATAATGCAAATGACAAAGGAATGGCGCAGGCTGCGGCTTTAAATTATCTTTTGAGCAACCAACCTGCAGACCAATTTCTGGAAATGAATGCTGTAGCAAATCGAAATCCGAAAGTAACGAAATGGGCTTTAACTGGCTATATTTCTCCACCTGAAGAAGCGGGGAAATCACTTTCAGATTTAGAACTTACAGAGATCGCACTTGACGCACTGCGTAAAATTGGAGTAACCGCGAAAAATCAATTCCGTTTGGATATTCACAACAGCACCAAACAAAAGCACATACATTTTATTGTAAACCGGATAAATATTAGCGGAAAATGTACCGTAAAAGCACACGACATCGGAAGACGGTTCGGTGAAGCAGTGCGGCAGGTTTGCAAAGAACGATCTATTTTAACCGATGTAGAAATCGGAATTGCAAAACGGGCAGCAATGTTAAAAAATCTGACAGAAGTTATAAAACACACCAAAAATTTTGATGATTTAATTTCCGAAATGAAGAAAAAAGGCTATGTGGTGCAACTTTCTAAAAACGAAAAAGTAGGAATTTCAGGTATGCGAATCATTCTGGAAACTGATATAAACCACGAAACAGAACGTCAATACAAAGCCGGTTACAAACTTTCGGAGATTTCAAATTTGCTAAAGATTGCAGAAATAAAAAATATTTTTGAAATAAAGAATGTAATATTTGAAGAATTTAACACCGCTAGAAATTGGAAAGAACTTAAGGAAAACCTTTTCCAAATGGGATTTTATATAAAACTTCATTACAAAGAAGATTTTAAACCCAATCAAAAAAATGAAATTCAGGATATTATCGTTACAATGGTTGGCCTTTCTAGCACTGCTGACCAAAAAAGCGGCTTATTTATTAAAAAGCATAAAAGTTTTTCACTTTCTGAGATAGATAGTACTTGTAGTGATTTGCTAAAACAAACAAATGAAAATTTGTCAAATACATTCGCAGAATCGGCAGCAGAAGAAAGCATCGCAGATATTGCTGGTGAATTAATCGGTGATTTTTTAAAACCAAATTATGTGGCGCCGGAAGATGAGTGGTGGAAGAAGAAACGGAAAGGGAGAAGATAA
- a CDS encoding special sigma factor, whose translation MEDNYLRRIVVKTTQEKEQKISAEKRRKYFQEIGRKGGLKTKSNSQLTKVVSFRLTDIEYKDSIRESQKYKLRLSTYARLRYLEKTFKIKEFENDEFLLTYGNSFIRINNLLRHREWNMFENKKRIIDEIEEVLRLIKNYLYSKTDRDE comes from the coding sequence ATGGAAGACAATTATTTAAGAAGAATTGTGGTGAAAACTACACAAGAAAAAGAGCAAAAAATCAGTGCTGAAAAAAGAAGAAAATACTTTCAAGAAATTGGTAGAAAAGGAGGTTTAAAAACGAAATCGAATTCACAGTTAACGAAAGTGGTTTCCTTTCGGCTTACAGACATAGAATATAAGGATAGTATAAGAGAAAGTCAAAAATATAAGCTAAGGTTATCTACTTACGCGCGATTAAGATATCTGGAAAAAACATTCAAAATAAAAGAATTTGAAAATGATGAGTTCCTGCTCACCTATGGAAACAGTTTCATTCGGATTAATAATCTCCTGCGACATCGAGAATGGAATATGTTTGAAAACAAGAAGCGAATTATAGATGAAATAGAGGAAGTATTGCGACTGATTAAGAATTATCTGTATTCAAAAACTGACAGGGATGAATAA
- a CDS encoding toprim domain-containing protein, whose translation MNCSEAKNISIRAVLESFALFPSKENPRTAFYFAFDREEKTPSLSVDFINNTAFDFGTGKSYDSISIVQAMKRCSVSDALKYLEPFDFSFQKQKQKQNLHQNLKVESLPKGYEIIDVKEIQHPALLGYLKSRIVEDQKKWVEEVHYRMNDKNYFGIGFKNDSGGYEIRNAYSKICLGKKDITSINSDSKEIRIFEGFFDFLSFKKVENYLEKETSDYIILNSVSMVHKIKKELENYNNIELYFDNDEAGTRAVELVKNEMKNAEDCRVLYSGFKDVNEWLIQNNPKEERQIKNRRR comes from the coding sequence ATGAATTGTTCAGAAGCAAAAAATATATCCATTCGAGCGGTATTGGAAAGTTTTGCTCTTTTTCCAAGCAAAGAAAATCCCAGAACCGCATTTTATTTTGCATTTGACCGTGAAGAGAAAACTCCAAGTTTATCTGTTGATTTTATAAACAATACGGCATTCGATTTTGGTACCGGAAAAAGTTATGATAGCATTTCCATTGTTCAAGCAATGAAAAGATGCTCAGTAAGCGATGCGTTGAAATATCTGGAACCATTTGATTTTTCCTTTCAAAAGCAAAAGCAAAAGCAAAATCTACATCAAAATCTAAAAGTAGAAAGTCTTCCCAAAGGTTACGAAATAATTGACGTCAAGGAAATTCAGCATCCTGCTTTATTAGGTTATTTAAAAAGCCGGATTGTTGAAGATCAAAAAAAATGGGTTGAGGAAGTTCATTATCGGATGAACGATAAAAATTATTTCGGAATAGGTTTTAAAAATGATTCGGGTGGTTACGAAATCCGGAATGCCTATTCAAAAATTTGTCTGGGCAAAAAGGATATTACTTCAATCAATAGTGATTCCAAAGAGATAAGGATATTCGAAGGCTTCTTTGACTTTCTCTCCTTTAAAAAAGTAGAAAATTATCTGGAAAAAGAAACTTCGGATTATATCATTTTGAATTCAGTTTCGATGGTTCATAAAATTAAAAAAGAACTTGAGAATTATAATAACATTGAACTCTATTTTGACAATGACGAAGCAGGCACTCGAGCCGTTGAGTTGGTTAAAAATGAAATGAAAAATGCAGAGGACTGTCGCGTTTTGTATTCCGGTTTTAAGGATGTAAACGAGTGGTTGATCCAGAATAATCCTAAAGAGGAAAGGCAGATAAAAAATAGAAGAAGGTGA